One stretch of Chitinophaga pendula DNA includes these proteins:
- the pdxR gene encoding MocR-like pyridoxine biosynthesis transcription factor PdxR, producing MKSSWDARLQLTFTTGKAIYLQIAEHIIDEIRRGRLHRGDVLPSTRALATQLSVNRNTIVLAYEELHAHGWINARYKSSTCVSETLPPSLASRIQPPVRHHHTAVGFNHFEFPKPNEPKKKGFQVIFDDGLPDVKLAPLLALSREYKRIFQQKTRWQLLGYHDERGDEKLVQAILHLLSQDRGLAVAADNICITRGSQMALYLAARVLLHPGDEVAVEHPGYKPAWHAFSLAGARLQTIPVDEGGIDVAAIARLCKKKKLKALYVTPHHQYPTTATMKMDRRMQLLALSEQYNFMIIEDDYDHEYHFGAQSMLPLASMDQSGHVIYIGTLSKLVAPAVRIGFLSGPASFMQSVLAYRGVIDRQGDPVMEQALANLLLSGEIRKHTRKAVNVYRQRRTAAGESIRSLLPGFADYALPEGGMGLWLPLPPHITPSHLIAHTQQAGVSIVSPEKYFSPAYQGPTGIRLGYASLNEKAFEKGLRVLAGAL from the coding sequence ATGAAATCTTCCTGGGATGCGCGTTTACAGTTGACTTTCACTACTGGCAAAGCAATCTATCTGCAGATTGCAGAACATATCATTGATGAGATCAGGCGGGGACGTTTGCATCGCGGTGATGTGCTGCCCAGCACCCGCGCACTGGCCACCCAGTTGTCTGTGAACCGTAACACGATCGTGCTGGCTTACGAAGAGCTACATGCACATGGGTGGATTAATGCCCGTTATAAGAGCAGCACCTGTGTCAGTGAAACGCTGCCCCCCAGCCTGGCCAGCAGGATACAACCGCCCGTGCGGCATCACCATACCGCCGTCGGCTTCAACCATTTTGAATTCCCCAAACCTAATGAACCGAAAAAAAAAGGCTTCCAGGTCATCTTCGACGACGGCCTTCCCGATGTCAAACTAGCGCCTTTGCTGGCGTTAAGCCGGGAGTACAAACGCATCTTCCAGCAGAAGACCCGCTGGCAGTTACTGGGATATCATGACGAAAGAGGAGATGAAAAACTGGTACAGGCCATCCTTCACCTGCTAAGCCAGGATCGTGGTCTGGCTGTAGCAGCCGATAATATTTGTATCACGCGAGGCAGCCAGATGGCGCTCTACCTGGCAGCCCGGGTATTGCTTCATCCGGGTGACGAAGTAGCAGTAGAGCACCCCGGATATAAACCGGCCTGGCATGCATTTTCGCTGGCCGGCGCCCGCCTGCAAACCATACCGGTAGACGAAGGCGGTATCGATGTAGCAGCCATCGCCCGCTTGTGTAAGAAGAAGAAATTAAAAGCACTGTACGTCACCCCGCACCATCAATACCCCACCACGGCCACCATGAAGATGGACCGCCGCATGCAACTGCTGGCCCTCAGCGAACAATATAATTTTATGATCATAGAGGATGACTATGATCATGAATACCACTTCGGAGCGCAGAGCATGTTACCACTGGCCAGCATGGACCAGTCGGGGCATGTCATCTATATCGGCACACTCAGTAAGCTGGTCGCACCGGCTGTCAGGATCGGCTTCCTCAGTGGGCCGGCCTCCTTTATGCAGTCTGTGCTGGCTTACAGAGGTGTCATCGACCGCCAGGGCGACCCGGTGATGGAGCAAGCACTTGCCAACCTGCTGCTCTCCGGCGAGATCCGCAAACACACCCGCAAAGCAGTCAACGTATATCGACAGCGCCGCACAGCCGCCGGGGAGAGCATCCGCTCCCTCCTGCCAGGGTTCGCAGACTATGCACTCCCCGAAGGTGGCATGGGTCTCTGGCTGCCACTGCCACCCCATATCACTCCCAGCCACCTGATCGCCCACACACAGCAGGCCGGCGTCAGTATCGTCTCACCGGAGAAATATTTCAGCCCGGCATATCAAGGCCCTACCGGCATCCGGCTGGGATACGCTTCCCTCAACGAAAAAGCATTTGAAAAAGGCCTGCGTGTATTGGCGGGCGCCCTGTAA
- a CDS encoding cupin domain-containing protein, with translation MEKTLEKKATAADNFTSGDFHKTYATLKTHIPAKLVHRDVEQAGEHDTFSKERKHPVFFVDLPTKNVSMTIGGLLPSQLTNKHRHTYETVLYVLEGTGWTEIEGERITWKAGDAVYIPSWAWHRHQNLDDQAPARYIACENAPQLQNLGLALREEEGRDF, from the coding sequence ATGGAAAAGACACTTGAAAAAAAAGCAACCGCAGCAGACAATTTCACTTCCGGGGACTTTCACAAGACCTACGCTACCTTGAAAACGCATATTCCTGCCAAGCTGGTACATCGCGATGTAGAGCAGGCTGGTGAGCACGATACGTTTTCGAAAGAGCGTAAGCACCCCGTATTTTTTGTAGACCTGCCCACTAAAAATGTGAGTATGACTATAGGAGGATTGTTGCCATCGCAGCTGACCAACAAGCACCGGCATACTTACGAAACGGTATTGTATGTATTGGAAGGTACTGGCTGGACGGAGATAGAGGGGGAGCGTATTACCTGGAAGGCGGGCGATGCGGTGTATATACCCAGCTGGGCATGGCATCGTCATCAGAACCTGGACGACCAGGCGCCGGCCCGGTATATCGCCTGCGAGAATGCGCCACAGCTGCAGAACCTGGGATTGGCATTGCGGGAAGAAGAAGGGCGTGACTTCTAA
- a CDS encoding dihydrodipicolinate synthase family protein — translation MNQVPFEGVIAYPITPFDEQEKIDFPLFRTLVERLVVTGAQGIAPLGSTGVFSYLNDEEKEQVVAATISQVAGRVPVLAGVSNLTTERTIHHAQFAERAGAAAVMIIPVSYWKLSDDEIFCHYERVASAINIPIMAYNNPGTSGVDMSPALLKRLLQIPNVTMIKESSGDVQRMHYLRKELGEEVAFYNGSNPLALAAFTAGARGWCTAASNLIPELNQGLYQAMQQRDLAKAHDLFYKQFQLLQFISAKGLPRTIKAGLQLQGIAAGKLRSPLQPLETVDMDYLGSLLKACAA, via the coding sequence ATGAACCAAGTACCATTTGAAGGTGTGATCGCTTATCCGATCACACCCTTTGACGAACAGGAAAAAATTGATTTCCCCTTATTCCGGACGCTGGTAGAACGGCTGGTGGTTACCGGCGCGCAAGGTATTGCACCATTGGGCAGCACTGGTGTATTCTCTTATCTGAATGATGAAGAGAAAGAGCAGGTAGTGGCAGCAACGATCTCGCAGGTAGCCGGGCGGGTGCCGGTGCTGGCGGGGGTATCCAACCTGACAACGGAGCGTACCATTCACCATGCGCAGTTCGCCGAACGTGCGGGTGCGGCGGCGGTGATGATCATACCCGTTTCTTACTGGAAGCTGTCGGATGACGAGATATTCTGCCACTATGAACGGGTGGCATCGGCCATTAACATCCCGATCATGGCGTACAACAACCCGGGTACCAGTGGGGTAGATATGTCGCCGGCGCTGTTGAAACGTTTGTTGCAGATACCGAATGTGACGATGATCAAGGAGAGCTCCGGTGATGTGCAGCGAATGCATTACCTGCGTAAAGAGCTGGGAGAAGAGGTGGCATTCTACAACGGGTCCAACCCGTTGGCGCTGGCGGCCTTTACGGCTGGCGCCAGGGGCTGGTGTACCGCGGCGTCTAACCTGATCCCGGAGCTGAACCAGGGTTTATACCAGGCGATGCAGCAACGCGATCTGGCAAAAGCGCATGACCTGTTCTATAAGCAGTTCCAGTTGTTACAGTTTATCAGTGCTAAAGGGTTACCGCGTACGATCAAGGCAGGTTTGCAGCTACAGGGTATTGCCGCCGGCAAACTGCGTAGCCCGCTGCAGCCATTGGAAACGGTGGATATGGATTACCTGGGATCTTTGCTGAAGGCTTGTGCTGCCTAA
- a CDS encoding RNA polymerase sigma factor: MKHLSDPALLVLLQEGDPSAFREIYDRYWEVLYRQASKKLGDREDIRDIVQEIFLSLWRGRQVLQVQESLLQYLYTALRYKIIDHYRQREVRVRYYEAVFVTADDSIVPEALGYQELNNLVEAEISAMPPKMKEVFLLSRDEELNAVQIAARLSLSHQTVRNQISTALKRLRARLSAYTAR, translated from the coding sequence TTGAAGCATTTATCTGATCCGGCGTTACTCGTACTGTTACAGGAAGGGGATCCGTCAGCTTTCAGGGAGATCTATGACCGATACTGGGAAGTACTGTACCGGCAGGCATCGAAGAAGCTGGGCGACCGGGAAGACATCCGGGATATCGTCCAGGAGATATTCCTGTCTTTATGGAGGGGGCGGCAGGTGTTGCAGGTACAGGAGAGCTTACTACAATATCTCTATACAGCATTACGCTATAAGATCATCGATCATTACCGGCAGCGGGAGGTCAGGGTCCGTTATTACGAGGCGGTCTTTGTGACGGCAGACGATAGTATTGTGCCGGAAGCGCTTGGTTACCAGGAACTGAATAACCTGGTAGAAGCGGAGATCAGTGCCATGCCCCCCAAAATGAAAGAAGTATTCCTGTTAAGCCGTGATGAAGAACTGAATGCGGTGCAGATTGCCGCACGACTTTCTCTTTCCCACCAGACGGTACGTAACCAGATCAGTACCGCCCTGAAGCGCCTGCGTGCGCGACTGTCTGCCTACACTGCGCGTTAA
- a CDS encoding carboxymuconolactone decarboxylase family protein, which yields MQRITALDPASTTGKTKTLFDTIQGKLGMVPNMMRTMGNSPAVLSSYLSFSNALGEGQLGPELGELIALTVANANRCEYCNAAHSVIGEKLAHIQAAAIANARAGRSDEPKIQAALDFALALVEKRGFVSEADVQALKAAGYDDAGIAEIIGHVSLNIFTNYFNNALKVSLDFPAVELNAAIAV from the coding sequence ATGCAACGAATTACAGCACTCGATCCTGCCAGTACTACTGGAAAAACCAAAACATTATTCGACACTATCCAGGGCAAATTGGGTATGGTACCTAATATGATGCGCACGATGGGCAACTCACCTGCGGTGTTGAGCAGTTATCTTTCTTTCAGCAATGCCTTGGGAGAAGGGCAGCTCGGACCTGAACTGGGAGAACTGATCGCTTTGACGGTAGCGAATGCGAACCGCTGTGAATATTGTAATGCCGCGCATAGCGTGATCGGAGAGAAATTGGCACATATTCAGGCAGCGGCCATTGCCAATGCGAGAGCCGGCCGGTCTGATGAGCCTAAAATACAGGCGGCACTGGACTTCGCCCTGGCGCTGGTAGAGAAGAGAGGGTTCGTAAGCGAAGCGGATGTGCAGGCACTGAAAGCGGCGGGCTATGATGATGCGGGTATAGCGGAGATCATAGGACATGTATCATTGAATATATTCACCAATTATTTTAACAATGCGCTGAAGGTATCGCTTGATTTCCCGGCAGTGGAATTGAATGCTGCGATTGCAGTGTAA
- a CDS encoding helix-turn-helix domain-containing protein produces the protein MTAQCDNTMINPATGILAFRVMDVEDGYYFRELQQQHCYTMLLVTAGSGQLNVDFSEYMFEANTLLCFSVYQPFLIRERECIKGVLIQFHPDFFCIHKHQEEVSCNGILFNDVYGSPMVNIDTAGLQALLGLVAQFKTEMQRPALGQYELLVSYLKVFLIMASRMKLAVCPDIVSDGGPAPFLLKHLKEAIEEHYRTRHSPADYGALLNISPKALNKLAKSHFNRTLRDLIAERIIIEAKRELYLTSKPVKAIAYELGFTDEFYFSRFFKSNASVSPQLYRTTVGMAKGEV, from the coding sequence TTGACAGCACAGTGCGACAATACTATGATCAATCCGGCGACCGGTATACTGGCATTCAGGGTGATGGATGTGGAGGACGGGTATTATTTCCGGGAATTACAGCAACAACATTGTTATACTATGTTGCTGGTGACAGCGGGGAGTGGGCAGTTGAATGTTGATTTTTCGGAGTATATGTTTGAGGCAAATACCCTGTTATGTTTTTCGGTATATCAGCCTTTTCTGATCCGGGAGCGGGAGTGTATTAAGGGCGTGCTGATACAGTTCCATCCTGATTTTTTCTGTATACATAAGCATCAGGAGGAGGTGTCTTGTAATGGTATACTTTTTAACGATGTTTATGGGTCGCCGATGGTCAATATAGACACGGCAGGCTTGCAGGCATTGCTGGGGTTGGTCGCGCAGTTTAAGACGGAGATGCAGCGGCCGGCGTTAGGGCAATATGAGCTGTTGGTATCTTATCTGAAGGTCTTTCTGATCATGGCGTCGCGGATGAAACTGGCTGTTTGTCCGGATATAGTGTCTGACGGCGGGCCGGCGCCCTTCCTGTTGAAGCATCTGAAAGAGGCCATTGAGGAGCATTATCGTACCAGGCATAGTCCGGCGGACTATGGTGCTTTACTGAATATATCTCCCAAGGCGTTGAACAAGCTGGCTAAAAGTCATTTTAACCGTACGTTGCGGGATCTGATTGCAGAACGGATCATTATTGAAGCGAAACGGGAGCTTTACTTGACATCGAAGCCGGTGAAGGCTATAGCCTATGAGCTGGGTTTTACGGATGAGTTTTATTTCAGCCGGTTCTTTAAGAGTAATGCCTCGGTGTCGCCACAGCTTTACCGTACGACGGTGGGCATGGCCAAAGGGGAGGTATAA